The following coding sequences lie in one Burkholderia cepacia genomic window:
- a CDS encoding porin, with amino-acid sequence MMKKALVAAALMAAGVVTAHAQSSVTLYGRLDAGIEYMNGLQNGHQVRAESGDWGTSLWGLKGSEDIGGGNKVLFHLEGAFNTMTGGFSGSIWDRYATVGISNDRYGTLLLGRELAIANGVWDFDPFGQSAWSTASLVRGRNWNKTSNNVSYQSPQFYGLDFYGQFSFSNSTSFNGNTTAGQPGRAMGAQVTYTNSLFQLRGIYDETRDSNGRFSDVFNYSREYFAGVNVFLGQFKVQAAYQASRADGSGGPAVNAGVTGTQQVWGGVTWQATPAAALIAAAYHVNANHGGGNANIYTVGGSYNISKRTLFDLQVATVRNSKNANFGLNANGAGTAVSTGNPNPGGSQTGVYAGIQHLF; translated from the coding sequence ATGATGAAGAAAGCTTTGGTCGCGGCCGCGCTGATGGCTGCTGGGGTGGTGACGGCGCACGCGCAGAGCAGCGTCACGCTGTATGGCCGCCTGGATGCAGGCATCGAGTACATGAACGGCCTGCAAAACGGCCACCAAGTGCGCGCGGAAAGCGGCGACTGGGGCACGAGCCTGTGGGGCTTGAAGGGTAGCGAGGACATCGGTGGCGGCAACAAGGTCCTGTTCCACCTCGAAGGCGCGTTCAACACGATGACGGGCGGCTTCAGCGGCTCGATCTGGGATCGTTATGCGACGGTCGGTATCTCGAACGATCGCTACGGTACGCTGCTGTTGGGTCGTGAACTCGCGATCGCCAACGGCGTGTGGGACTTCGATCCGTTCGGCCAGTCGGCCTGGTCGACCGCATCGCTCGTCCGCGGCCGCAACTGGAACAAGACCAGCAACAACGTGTCGTACCAGTCGCCGCAGTTCTACGGCCTCGACTTCTACGGCCAGTTCTCGTTCTCGAACTCGACCAGCTTCAACGGCAACACCACGGCCGGCCAACCGGGCCGCGCAATGGGCGCTCAGGTTACCTACACGAACTCGCTGTTCCAGTTGCGCGGCATCTACGACGAAACGCGCGACAGCAACGGCCGCTTCTCGGACGTGTTCAACTACTCGCGTGAATACTTCGCGGGCGTGAACGTGTTCCTCGGCCAGTTCAAGGTGCAGGCGGCCTACCAGGCATCGCGCGCGGACGGCAGCGGCGGCCCGGCTGTGAACGCCGGCGTGACGGGCACCCAGCAGGTCTGGGGCGGCGTGACGTGGCAAGCAACGCCGGCAGCGGCGCTGATCGCGGCCGCTTATCACGTGAACGCGAACCACGGCGGCGGCAACGCGAACATCTACACGGTCGGCGGTTCGTACAACATCTCGAAGCGCACGCTGTTCGATCTGCAGGTTGCGACGGTGCGCAACAGCAAGAACGCGAACTTCGGCCTGAACGCCAACGGCGCAGGTACGGCCGTGTCGACGGGCAACCCGAATCCGGGCGGCAGCCAGACCGGCGTCTACGCCGGCATCCAGCACCTGTTCTGA
- a CDS encoding P-II family nitrogen regulator, with translation MKRITAIIKPFKLDEVREALAEVGLTGLTVTEVKGFGRQKGHTELYRGAEYVVDFLPKMKIEVVVAEAQVDQVIDAVIGAARTGKIGDGKIFVSDVERVIRIRTGEENEAAV, from the coding sequence ATGAAACGCATCACCGCCATCATCAAGCCGTTCAAGCTGGACGAAGTCCGCGAAGCGCTCGCCGAAGTGGGTCTCACGGGCCTGACCGTGACGGAAGTGAAGGGCTTCGGCCGCCAGAAGGGCCATACCGAACTGTATCGCGGCGCCGAATACGTCGTCGATTTCCTGCCGAAGATGAAGATCGAAGTGGTCGTCGCGGAAGCGCAGGTCGACCAGGTGATCGACGCGGTGATCGGCGCGGCGCGTACCGGCAAGATCGGCGACGGCAAGATCTTCGTGTCGGACGTCGAGCGCGTGATCCGCATCCGTACCGGCGAAGAGAACGAAGCGGCCGTCTGA
- a CDS encoding NAD+ synthase — MKTRLALAQINVTVGDFAGNVARIVAAARAAHNDGAQLMVAPELALSGYPPEDLLLRPAFYAAAAAALDALADALKAFDGLAVLVGHPVRGAGSGAGSDARAPAVDGNANRPIERGVPPTDTFNAVSLIVGGEIVGTYRKQDLPNAEVFDEKRYFATDAEPLVFELNGVKYGVIICEDAWHASAAQIAKAAGAQVLLIPNGSPYHMNKEAVRIDILRARIRETGLPMVYVNLVGGQDELVFDGGSFVLDAQGALVAKMPQFDEGHAIVEFDGARPLPGAIAPELSTDAQVYRALVTGVRDYIGKNGFPGVLIGLSGGVDSALVLAVACDALGPERVRAVMMPSRFTADISTTDAAEMARRVGVRYDEIAIAPMFDAFRASLAGEFAGRAEDATEENIQARIRGTLLMALSNKFGSIVLTTGNKSEMAVGYCTLYGDMAGGFAVIKDIAKTLVYRLCRYRNEATDYPLRDVVPERILTRAPSAELRENQTDQDSLPPYDVLDAIMRMYMEEDRPLAEIVAAGHAQADVERVTRLIKINEYKRRQAPIGIRVTHRAFGRDWRYPITSRFTERLD, encoded by the coding sequence ATGAAGACCCGACTCGCACTCGCCCAGATCAACGTCACCGTCGGCGATTTCGCCGGCAACGTCGCGCGGATCGTCGCGGCCGCGCGCGCCGCGCACAACGATGGTGCGCAGCTGATGGTCGCGCCCGAACTCGCGCTGTCCGGCTATCCGCCGGAAGACCTGCTGCTGCGGCCCGCGTTCTACGCGGCGGCGGCCGCTGCGCTCGACGCCTTGGCCGACGCGCTGAAAGCGTTCGACGGGCTCGCGGTGCTGGTCGGCCATCCGGTGCGCGGTGCGGGCAGCGGGGCGGGCAGCGATGCGCGCGCGCCAGCCGTCGATGGTAATGCAAACCGCCCGATCGAGCGCGGCGTGCCGCCGACCGATACCTTCAATGCCGTGTCGCTGATCGTCGGCGGCGAGATCGTCGGCACCTACCGCAAGCAGGATCTGCCGAACGCCGAGGTGTTCGACGAGAAGCGCTACTTCGCGACGGACGCCGAGCCGCTCGTGTTCGAGCTGAACGGCGTGAAATACGGCGTGATCATCTGCGAGGACGCATGGCATGCATCGGCCGCGCAGATCGCGAAGGCGGCCGGCGCGCAGGTGCTGCTGATCCCGAACGGTTCGCCGTACCACATGAACAAGGAAGCGGTGCGCATCGACATCCTGCGCGCGCGGATCCGCGAGACCGGGCTGCCGATGGTGTACGTGAACCTCGTCGGCGGCCAGGACGAACTCGTGTTCGACGGCGGTTCGTTCGTGCTCGACGCGCAGGGCGCGCTCGTCGCGAAGATGCCGCAGTTCGACGAAGGCCATGCGATCGTCGAATTCGACGGCGCGCGGCCGCTGCCCGGCGCGATCGCGCCCGAGCTGTCGACGGATGCGCAGGTGTACCGCGCGCTCGTGACCGGCGTGCGCGACTACATCGGCAAGAACGGCTTTCCCGGCGTGCTGATCGGGTTGTCGGGCGGCGTCGATTCGGCGCTGGTGCTGGCTGTCGCATGCGATGCGCTCGGTCCCGAGCGCGTGCGCGCGGTGATGATGCCGTCGCGCTTCACGGCCGACATCTCGACCACCGACGCGGCGGAGATGGCGCGGCGCGTCGGCGTGCGCTACGACGAGATCGCGATCGCGCCGATGTTCGACGCGTTCCGCGCATCGCTCGCCGGCGAGTTCGCGGGCCGCGCGGAAGACGCGACCGAGGAGAACATCCAGGCGCGCATCCGCGGCACGCTGCTGATGGCGCTGTCGAACAAGTTCGGCTCGATCGTGCTGACGACCGGCAACAAGAGCGAGATGGCCGTTGGCTATTGCACGCTGTATGGCGACATGGCCGGCGGGTTTGCGGTGATCAAGGACATCGCGAAGACGCTTGTGTACCGGCTCTGCCGCTATCGCAACGAAGCGACCGACTATCCGCTGCGCGACGTGGTCCCCGAGCGGATCCTGACGCGCGCGCCGTCGGCGGAGCTGCGCGAGAACCAAACCGACCAGGACAGCCTGCCGCCGTACGACGTGCTCGACGCGATCATGCGGATGTACATGGAAGAAGACCGGCCGCTCGCCGAGATCGTCGCGGCCGGCCATGCGCAGGCCGATGTCGAACGCGTGACGCGGCTCATCAAGATCAACGAATACAAGCGCCGTCAGGCGCCGATCGGCATCCGCGTCACGCATCGCGCATTCGGGCGCGACTGGCGCTACCCGATCACGTCACGTTTTACCGAACGTCTCGATTGA
- a CDS encoding GNAT family N-acetyltransferase yields the protein MKHERIDYRTGILSSPAEVPADEWNALLARDAQPTPFLRHEFLDALHVARCAVDDTGWSPHFVTLTDERTGRLAAAAPVYAKQHSYGEYVFDWAWADAYQRNDLPYYPKLLCAVPFTPVQGTRLLAADDDARRRLAATLLAFAEQSDVSSLHVLFPTGDEARLLESMGMMLREGVQFHWLNDGYRHFDDFLGTLEQKKRKNIRAERRKVHDAGVTFRRLTGDRITDADWRFFSRCYRQTYREHYSSPYLNLEFFRTIGATMPENLLLVIAEADGKPIASALAVYRRGEHGGGTLYGRYWGAIEHVPCLHFETAYYQLLEFCIEAGLDTFEGGAQGEHKLARGFLPTVTHSAHWLAHPAFSDAVARFLERETEHIHAYVDELREHDPFRRGSA from the coding sequence TTGAAACACGAACGCATCGATTATCGCACGGGCATCCTGTCGTCCCCCGCGGAGGTACCGGCCGACGAATGGAACGCGCTGCTCGCCCGCGACGCGCAGCCGACGCCGTTTCTGCGCCACGAATTCCTCGACGCACTGCACGTCGCGCGCTGCGCGGTGGACGATACCGGCTGGTCGCCGCACTTCGTCACGCTGACCGACGAGCGCACCGGCCGCCTGGCGGCCGCCGCGCCCGTCTACGCGAAGCAGCATTCGTACGGCGAATACGTATTCGACTGGGCGTGGGCCGACGCGTACCAGCGCAACGACCTGCCCTACTACCCGAAGCTGCTGTGCGCGGTGCCCTTCACGCCCGTGCAGGGCACGCGGCTGCTCGCGGCCGACGACGACGCGCGCCGCCGGCTCGCGGCCACGCTGCTCGCGTTCGCCGAGCAGAGCGACGTGTCGTCGCTGCACGTGCTGTTCCCGACCGGCGACGAAGCGCGGCTCCTCGAATCGATGGGGATGATGCTGCGCGAAGGCGTGCAGTTCCACTGGCTCAACGACGGCTACCGCCACTTCGACGATTTCCTCGGCACGCTCGAGCAGAAGAAGCGCAAGAACATCCGCGCGGAGCGGCGCAAGGTGCACGACGCAGGCGTGACGTTCCGGCGGCTGACCGGCGATCGAATCACCGACGCCGACTGGCGCTTCTTCTCGCGCTGCTACCGGCAGACCTACCGCGAGCACTATTCGAGCCCGTACCTGAACCTCGAATTCTTCCGCACGATCGGCGCGACGATGCCCGAGAACCTGCTGCTCGTGATCGCGGAAGCCGACGGCAAGCCGATCGCGAGCGCGCTCGCCGTGTACCGGCGCGGCGAGCACGGCGGCGGCACGCTGTACGGCCGCTACTGGGGGGCGATCGAGCACGTGCCCTGCCTGCATTTCGAAACGGCCTACTACCAGCTGCTCGAATTCTGCATCGAGGCCGGGCTCGATACCTTCGAAGGCGGCGCGCAGGGCGAACACAAGCTCGCGCGCGGTTTCCTGCCGACCGTCACGCACTCGGCGCACTGGCTCGCGCACCCGGCGTTTTCCGATGCGGTCGCGCGCTTTCTCGAACGCGAGACCGAGCATATCCACGCGTACGTCGACGAACTGCGCGAACACGATCCGTTCCGGCGCGGCAGCGCGTAG
- a CDS encoding glycoside hydrolase family 3 C-terminal domain-containing protein encodes MKTSLFRCSTIASACALTVLLASCGGDDIHAGPTAPADPDATADQRAAALVAQLTTDEKLQLVHGTGLPALDLGGPFPADALNGASYIPGVPRLGIPAVSSADSAGGVNVKNARVTALPAPVALAATWDPALAGTYGTRIALELRALGFAEGLGGGVNLAREPRNGRTFEYMGEDPVLAGTLSAARTQATQAQKVIATIKHFAFNDQETNRMTIDSVVDERTMREAELLAFEIGVKDGQPGSVMCSYNKLNGVYACENPYLLTTVLKNEWGFKGVVQSDWGATHSTVAAVQAGLDEEQPGAADDGNAPLGSFFNTKLRAALQAGSVSAARLNDMVQRKLRTLIRIGVMDAPPKPGGAIDEAAGNADALAIARQSAVLLKNAAASGDAQPVLPLAAGALKSIVVIGGHADVGVLSGGGSGAVPAIDGNAVTTCQQPADTLFGGCATWYKSAPLAAIRAKAPNASVSYLDGTDANAAATAAAQADVAIVFATQWQTEGLDLASLSLPDAKADPYNQQYDQNALIAAVAAKAKRVIVVLENGSPVLMPWLANVHGVLDAWYPGAQGGQAIADLLFGDANPSGRLPLTFPKQEADLPQPTIDPSRTQTVYAEGLAYGYRWFDAKAIEPLFPFGYGLSYTTYGLSAMSARADASGNVTVGVTVTNTGARAGAQTVQIYAALPASLGEPPKRLVGWTKVALQPGEARTVSVAVPAQRFAVWDANAHAWRIGAGSYTLSAAASSRDPQALSQAVTLAAH; translated from the coding sequence ATGAAAACTTCGCTGTTCCGGTGTTCGACGATTGCGTCCGCGTGCGCGCTCACGGTGCTGCTCGCGTCGTGCGGCGGCGACGACATCCACGCGGGCCCGACCGCGCCGGCCGATCCCGATGCGACGGCCGACCAGCGCGCGGCCGCGCTCGTCGCGCAACTGACGACCGACGAGAAGCTGCAGCTCGTGCACGGCACGGGCCTGCCGGCGCTCGATCTGGGCGGCCCGTTCCCGGCCGACGCGCTGAACGGCGCAAGCTACATCCCGGGCGTGCCGCGGCTCGGCATTCCGGCGGTCAGCAGCGCCGATTCGGCGGGCGGCGTGAACGTGAAGAACGCGCGCGTGACCGCGCTGCCGGCGCCGGTCGCGCTCGCGGCGACGTGGGATCCGGCGCTCGCGGGCACCTACGGCACGCGCATCGCGCTCGAACTGCGCGCGCTCGGCTTCGCGGAAGGGCTCGGCGGCGGCGTGAACCTTGCGCGCGAGCCGCGCAACGGCCGCACGTTCGAATACATGGGCGAGGATCCGGTGCTCGCAGGCACGCTGAGCGCCGCGCGCACGCAGGCGACGCAGGCGCAGAAGGTGATCGCGACGATCAAGCATTTCGCGTTCAACGATCAGGAAACCAACCGGATGACGATCGATTCGGTCGTCGACGAGCGGACCATGCGCGAGGCCGAACTGCTCGCGTTCGAGATCGGCGTGAAGGACGGCCAGCCGGGCAGCGTGATGTGCTCGTACAACAAGCTGAACGGCGTGTATGCGTGCGAGAACCCGTATCTGCTGACCACGGTGCTGAAGAACGAATGGGGTTTCAAGGGCGTCGTGCAGTCGGACTGGGGCGCGACGCATTCGACCGTCGCGGCCGTGCAGGCCGGGCTCGACGAGGAACAGCCGGGCGCGGCCGACGACGGCAACGCGCCGCTCGGCTCGTTCTTCAATACGAAGCTGCGTGCGGCGCTGCAGGCCGGCAGCGTATCGGCCGCGCGGCTGAACGACATGGTGCAGCGCAAGCTGCGCACGCTGATCCGCATCGGCGTGATGGACGCACCGCCGAAGCCGGGCGGCGCGATCGACGAAGCGGCTGGCAACGCCGATGCGCTCGCGATCGCGCGGCAATCGGCGGTGCTGCTGAAGAACGCGGCCGCATCGGGCGATGCGCAACCCGTGCTGCCGCTCGCGGCCGGTGCGCTCAAGTCGATCGTCGTGATCGGCGGTCATGCAGACGTGGGCGTATTGTCGGGCGGCGGCTCGGGCGCCGTGCCGGCGATCGACGGCAACGCGGTGACGACCTGCCAGCAACCGGCCGACACGTTGTTCGGCGGTTGCGCAACCTGGTACAAGTCCGCGCCGCTCGCGGCGATTCGCGCGAAGGCGCCGAATGCATCGGTCAGCTATCTCGACGGGACCGACGCGAATGCCGCGGCGACCGCCGCCGCGCAGGCCGATGTCGCGATCGTGTTCGCGACGCAGTGGCAGACGGAAGGGCTCGATCTCGCGAGCCTGTCGCTGCCCGATGCGAAGGCCGATCCGTACAACCAGCAATACGACCAGAATGCGCTGATCGCGGCCGTCGCCGCGAAGGCGAAGCGCGTGATCGTCGTGCTCGAGAACGGCAGCCCCGTGCTGATGCCGTGGCTCGCGAACGTGCACGGTGTGCTCGACGCGTGGTATCCGGGTGCGCAGGGCGGCCAGGCGATCGCCGACCTGCTGTTCGGCGACGCGAACCCGTCGGGCCGGTTGCCGCTGACGTTCCCGAAGCAGGAAGCCGACCTGCCGCAGCCGACGATCGATCCGTCGCGCACGCAGACCGTCTATGCGGAAGGGCTCGCGTACGGCTATCGCTGGTTCGACGCGAAGGCGATCGAGCCGCTGTTCCCGTTCGGCTACGGGCTGTCGTACACGACGTATGGGTTATCGGCGATGTCTGCACGGGCCGATGCGTCGGGCAACGTGACGGTCGGCGTGACGGTGACGAACACGGGCGCGCGGGCCGGTGCGCAGACGGTGCAGATCTACGCGGCGCTGCCCGCGTCGCTCGGCGAACCGCCGAAGCGGCTTGTCGGCTGGACCAAGGTCGCGCTGCAGCCGGGCGAGGCGCGCACGGTCAGCGTCGCGGTGCCGGCGCAGCGCTTCGCGGTCTGGGATGCGAACGCGCATGCGTGGCGGATCGGCGCGGGCAGCTATACGCTGTCGGCGGCCGCGTCGTCGCGTGATCCGCAGGCGCTGTCGCAGGCGGTGACGCTCGCCGCGCACTGA